CTAAGTGGGTTAATCCGAGCTGTTTCCACTGGAAAAGGATGGCACTGTGGAGAAATCTGGGGACTTTATTCAGCCTTTGACGTGAATTTGGGAACAACAGCACAAGGACATAAGGagttccagccccagcccaacAAGGAGAAAATGATCCCTCAGGTTTTCCCCAGACCTAAATCCTGCTCTGTATTTACCATTGTTTATAAGAGCTCCCCCCTGCACAGACAAACCCTGGAGCTGACCCTCCTGTACCTTTCTTGAGCGCCgtgggcagccccagctgccgCAGCTGCGGCTCCATGGAGTGGGGGAACTGCTCCAGGGGCCCCGTGTCCAGGCTCACCCCGTACGGCGCCTTGTTCCCAGCGCGGGCAAAGTCCAGCTCCCGGAACTTGGAGAACCACCTGGGACAGAGATGGACAACCAGAGcttcagctgggagaggaaCATCCCTGGGAAACGGCCTGCCCTAGGATCTGGTGTTAACTTaggttgtggctgcccctggatcgctgcaagtgtccaagggggtggaatgagatgagctttaaggtccctcccaacccaaacccttccatgATCCTGCCTTGCTGTCACAGGAATGGCTGACAAAGACAAGTGGGAAAAGCCCATCCCTGCTCtaagggaagcagcagggagcCTTGGGGTTTTGTGGCAACACAAAGGCTGTGCCAGACTGGTACTTACTCATCCACCTCGTCCTTGGTGCGGTTGGTGAAGAGGAGCCCAACCTCCCCTCTCAGGTGTTTGCTGACCTGGAAGAAAGGAGCATCCATGGGGATTGGGGAGCACCAGGAACTCACCTGCACGGGCTcagtcctgcacagctcccctGACAACACACCCTTTGCGCCAGGACATAGATGGATTCAGTTAAAACACCCGCAGAAGGGTGATCCCAGGATGTTATTCTAGAATGTGGAATATGCCAGCTGAAGCTTTAGGACAACCAGAGGAAGCTCCAGCAGTACCTTGTGCAGGTTCTCCTTGTACTCGCTGCTCGGCTCCCGGCCCAGCGCCACCATCATCACCTTGTTCTTCCCGAAGAAGAtcctgcccaggagcaggaggaggatgtcAACCCTGGAGCTCAGCTCCTTGGGCATCCTCCACCCTGTGCCGCCCCCCTGCCGACCTGCTGTGCTTCCAGGCGTTCCGCACATCCTTCAGCTTGTTGTTCCTCATGTTGGCCACCGAGAAGACGAAGATGTACTTGTAGGTGTCCACACAGCGCCGCAGCTGCGGGGGAGCAGTTACTGGGACTGGGGCACGGAGGGCGGGGGGAAcgagggagagggagaggggagaggggccCGGGCCAGACTCACCTCGGCGATCAGCGCCTGCTTGGCCTCCAGCCCCTTGCGGGGCGTCCGCGTCAGGGACACTGCGGGGAGAGGAGCGGAGAGAGCGTCAggaagggatggggatgggaatgggaatgaagggtggggaaggggatggggaaggggaTGGTGATGGAGAAGGGAATGGGAGATGAAGAAGGAATCGAGGGACGGGGTCGAGAAATGAGAAAACGACGGAGAAGGGGACAGAAATAGGGAAGGGGCCGGTGTAGCGGCCGGGAAGAGGGAACGAGGCGATGGGGAACGGGATCGAAGAATGGGGAAACAACGGGGAAGGGGACAGGAATGGGGTTGGGCAGAGGGATGTGCCCGGGCACGGTGCCCGGGATTCCGAGTCCGCTCCAACCTTTGCGGTCCCGCTTGGATTTCGGCATGGTTCTGCCGTGCTGCGAGGCCCGGGCGCCGCGCGCGGGCTGCCGGGAGCGggcggggctgtcccgggcGCTGCCTGCCCGCTCCGCCCGGCGCTGAGGCGCTTTCCCCGCGCAGGCGGCGCCGAGGGCGGCCCCGGGCAGCAGAAGGCCCCCGGGCGCCGGGGCCGCTGTcatggcggcggggccgcgggcgctgctgctgccgctcctggggctgctgcctctggccGCCGCCGTCTATGAGGACCAAGTGGGCAAGTTCGACTGGTGAGCCCTGAGGGTCCCGCCGGCCTGGGTCCCGCTCCCGCGGACAGACCCTCCGCGCcgctcctgccccgctcccATTTCAGCGGCGCTCCCGTTCTCTCTCGCAGGAGGCAGCAGTATGTGGGGAAGCTCAAATTCGCCTCCTTGGAGGCCTCGCAGGGCTCGAAGAAGCTCGTCGTGGCCACCGAGGAGAACGTGGTGGCCGCCCTGAACTCTCGGAGCGGTGAAATCTGTGAGTGCGGCCGCTTTGGGGCCGAGGGTCAATGCTGTTGTCCTGGTTGTTCCTCCTCAAAGGTTAACGCTGCTCTTGGGCCTTGGCGGGCGGGAAGGCTGAGGCGGCAGGTCAGAGCCCTGTCTTACggctggctctgagcagcccgGGTCTGAACACGCCAACACAGAAACGCCGTCGTGGGGACAAACGCCTTGTCCTTGGGCCTGTCTCTTGCAGTGTGGCGCCATGTGGACAAGGGCACCCCGGAAGGAGCCATCGATGCGATGCTGATCCATGGGCAGGGtaaggggctggcagggctcctGGGATGTGGAGCCAGCGTTAGAGCACAGGATGGACCTGCAGAACCCAGCCATTTGTTGGCCTGTGGTACAAGCTGTGTGTTcatccccttcccctcctctccagATGCCATCACTGTGTCCAATGCTGGACGAATTCTCCGTTCCTGGGAGACCAACATCGGAGGCTTGAACTGGGAGACATCCTTGGACACTGGCAGGTGGGATTTCCTGTCTGcaggggttttttctccttctagTGCTGgtctgggaaggaaaaaaatgggtcGTGGGCTCAGTCTGGGCTTGTATGGTAGAGAGAGATTAGTCAGATGTAAATGTCCCAAACCAAATTTTGGGTGAAATCTTTATGGATGCTTGAACCTTGCAGAGAAGTTCACTtccagaatcactgaggttggaaaaaccCTCCCAGACCAGTGAGTCCAGCTTATgacccatccccaccttgtctccagcccagagcactgagtgccatatCCAGGccttccctggacacctccagggatggggactccctgggcagcccctgccaaggcctgagcaccctttccatgcagaaattcctcctgctgtccatcctgaccctcccctggcccagcctgaggccattccctctcctgtccctgttccctgggagcagagcccgattgtcccagctctcccctcctgccagggagttgtgcagagccacaaggtcccccctgagctccttttctccaggctcagcccctttcccagctccctcagctgctgctggtgctctaACCCCTTCCCCAGGgtaaaataggaaaataattcCCTAATTCCTCGTGCCTGTGCTCAGTTTCCAGGGGGCTGCCCTTGTGGGGCTCCCTGAGGCAGTGAAGTACGTGGCAGTGCTGAAGAAGGCAGCCCTGTCTCTGCACTACTTGTCCAACGGGCACCAGAAGTGGGTGGAACACCTGCCAGAAAGGTGAGAACACCTCTGTGGAGAGGTATGAGCCCCTGGcatggggcagagggaagggggcTGCACCTGCCTCGTGCTTCTGCAAACAGCAGTGTGAGAGGACGGTGCTTCATGGttgctgcctgtcctgcagTGAGAGCACTCAGTACCAGCTGCTGTATTCCCGTGGGACTGGGGTGATCCACGTGGTTGGCATCGTTCCCCACAGCCACCTCAATGTCTTGACGTTCAACGTAGAGGATGGAGAAATCACAAAACAGGTACTGGAGCCTTCTGATGGTTTTACATTTGCCTGTCTCTGTTTGTTAcatttagtgtagtggtttgagtgttttttctgctgtgagataggattaggagaaaagtAAGCAGGCTTAAATTAAAGGGTACAAAGATAAATTTATTAATACgcattaaaagaagaaaataagaattaaaatgggattttcaaaacaattttcctcttctccctaAGTGTTTACTTTCTTACAAACAATGTAGAGAGACAAAACTCAGAACTCTAGGCCAGTACTACttataaaatagtctttcatttAGTCCTTTTAGAGGGAGAAGTCTCTTTAGTCACTAATTAGTTTTTACCATCTGTGCTAAACCAGCACAAGCCAAAATGCTGGATTTGATGTGAACAAATGTTCTTCCAACCCTGTGGTGTGGCGGGTAGAGGAATCAATTGTGCTACAGAGAACCCTCCCTTTCCCTGAGCATTGCCTTCAAACCAGTCATTTTGGTTTGAAATGGCTGAATGCCCTGAAAGCCAAACTGAACTAGGCTGGCAGCTGTTAGTCAAGACTATCCCATAAACCTCAGGCTGGCAGGTCGTTTGTCTCAGCTGTGGCTAAAAACAATTGACCAGACTTGCTGTTGTGTGCACGAGGGTGCCGTGGAGGCCGTGTCCCGCTGAGGcctggctgtgtctgtgcaggtgAGGGTGGCAGCCCCGTGGCTGggggccctgcagggctcctgtgGCGTGGTGGCCGAGGCCGTGCTGCTGTGTGTGGATGCGGCCGCGCGCGCGCTGCACGTCTGCGCCCTGGACACGGAGCAGGACATGAGGCACATCCCCCTGCaggtgagagctgctgcaggaacaccCCTGCAGTTCCCTGCCCCACTGGTCTGCTTCCAGTTGGAGCTGGTTCCCCAGTCTGTCGGTGAACTGGGGAGTGATTGGAGATGGGGGAGGGTCATGATCTGTAAATTGAGGGAAGGGTGGGAAAGCTTTTTGTCTGTTATTCCTTCTGgatctgtgttttctgctccAGTGGAGTCTCAGCCttccctgttcctgctctgtcccctgaCTCAGGgaatctctgctgctgaggggagGGAGGTGTTGGTCTCAGTGAAGGACATCTCTCTCAGCACATGTGCTTGTCTCCTCTGCAGTCCCTGGAGCTGGAGTTTGCAGATGACTTCCAGGCCAGGATCTTGGCCACTCAGCCCAGTGTGACCAGTGCCTCACGGACTCAGTTCTTCCTGCAGCTGTCCCCGAGCcacttctccctgctgcagtacaagcaggggctgctcagccacCTCCGGGACTTCCAGCAGGTACCAGACAGACGTGCCAGGGCCAAGTGCAGCTGAACATCCTTCAGACTGCTGGGCTAGCTGGCAGGTGTTAGAAATCTCAGTAACTCCAGGCAGCATGGCTCAAAACCTGTGGGAGGTCAGCTCTTCCCATCTTTATGAGAAGTAggtcttttttggttttgagtgGGAGGAAAGCAATACAACTTAAAATTCGGCTGTGACAATTCATCTTCTTTTAATTCCATTGTGGTTTTCTTTACTTCACAAGTACTTTTTGGTGAGGTTTGGGGGTTtcttgaggggttttttttaatgatttcttgctggtttcttttccttttccaggcagCCCTGGTGAGCTTTGCAACGACCGGGGAGAAGACGGTGGCCGCTGTCCTGACGTGCAGGAGTGAACTGGTCAGCACAATTCCTGTCCTCTGGgaccagctcagctctgggcatGTGCACTGGGGCTGGGTTCCACTGGTGATTCACaggcccagggatggggagcccCTTGAGGAAGAGGATGATTTGATAAGTTTCAATGATAACAAAAGCAGGGCTTGATTATATCCAGCCCAGGCTGTTCCTGGCTCAGTGAATAAATACCATGTTTTCAGCCCTTCAGTGAAATGTGGGCATGTGACAAGGAATTTGCTTTCCTGTCCACAGAGGATTTCAGTTCTTGGGGGATATCaaatttagtttcatttttatacGAAACAGAATAGAACAGAATAAAGCTGTTTCTTGCCTGATGTCACAGGCAAGCTGAGACTTGTCAGGCAGttgaaaaactaattttttaatactttactGGTGTCTGAAGCCATGTTACATCTGCTTTCATCCTCACTTCAGAAACCTGGGAGCTCTGATGGCCTCCATGCTGGCAGCACTCTGGAGGATGCCCGGAGGCAGGTATGGGGTTCCCCAGTTCTTGTCAGTCTATTTTATTCCTTCACCTGTAGGAGCAGAATGGCAGAGGTCTTACACCAGCTCTACAACCTAAAAACACACCCTAAAAATATCTTGAACCTCCAGTTTTTGCTGGACAGGGCATTCTGCTGGAAtcctgctgcaggatttggTGTGGTGTGTGTGTAAACCCTGTTTTCTGCCCCTTGCTACAGGATTCCTTAACCTGCTCCAATCAAACCTACAACATAAACCTCTACCTGGTTGAAACTGGGCAAAGATTGTTGGACACCACAATCACCTTTAGCCTGGAGCAAGGAGGGGCCAGGCCACAGCAGGTGAGCAGGGAGGGGTTATTTCCATCCTTGCAGTGCCCTCCCTTCCCTGATTTGGCAGGACGGGAGCCCTTTAGCCAAGGGGAAAAACATTCCAGGGATTATAGCACCACCCTGCTCGCTCTGGTTTCACctgatttctgctttcctcaagGAGATGATGTGATCATTAATCTCActggtttttttgccttttttttttgttccattttggCTTTTCCCCCAGCTGTACATCCAAGTTTTCCTGAAGAAGGATGACTCTGTGGGTTATCGAGCCTTGGTGCAGACAGAGGACCACATGCTCAtgttcctccagcagccaggtgATTCCCAGAAACAGCTTCCTCCGTTTGTAATAGTCACCAGGAGAAAATTCTGTGTTCTTAAGGATTATATTTTATCATTACTTTGCTTGGAAACTGAAACAATTAATTTAACTCTTCTGAGTCCCGTGAAAGACACAAGATGCTCTGTCGCCCTCCCCTGGAGAAATAATTCTACCCTGTTGTGTGTGGGAATAGCCTTTGGATTTCAGGGGTTTTCTGCAGATTTCAAAACTCTCTTTGTAGGATGAGAGTGTAAGTGCTGGTGTATATCTTCCtcaaagattttcagaaaaggTCCTCATGGCAAAAATGTCAATTTGCAGAAAGTATTGAAAGTCCCATCTCAGTGACAGGAATTTTCCAGGGTTCTAAAGGAATCCAGGAGTTCACACTGTGAatctcttattttaaaatggctCAATGACTGTAACCCTTTTAAAGCACCAGAATTACTTTTTCTGATCCTGAGGTTTTCTTCCCAGAAGTGGCTCCAGTTGCATGAAGTATTTGTCTTTTATGAAATAGTTAATTTAATGACATTAGATATTTATACACTGTTTTGCATTTCATTAAGAGATGATCTGCATTTCAGGGTTGCATTGAAAGTTACTCTTATACTGAGTGAGTCAATTCCCCAATATTAAGTTAATTTTTCCAATATTCTGCTCTTATTTCTTTCCAGGAAAAGTTGTGTGGAGTAGAGAGGAGTCTCTGGCAGAGGTGGTAAGCTTGGAGATGGTGGATCTGCCTCTGACAGGGGCACAGGCCGAGCTGGAGGGAGAATTTGGAAAGAAAGCAGGTGAGTTTAACAGAATTACCTCTGTGAGTTTGTTGTCCTTCCTAAATAAACGTgtttattgttttctgtttacTCTGAGCTGAGAGATTAATTTAAATCTCTACTGATGCCAATTaaaatgagcagaaataaaCCCTTTTCTGTCTAAACTTTGGAAATCCGATCCAGATGACATGAATATGTTACATTGTTACAttaaaaaaccagcagcagtaGGAGGAGTTTTGGCCATGTCTCCTAAATGTTTCCTGTGACTCTTTCTGGAAGACTCATTTCCaatagctctttttttttttgctttgttttgtcttttccttgctGTCCTGGATGCAGCCATCCAAGGTAACCCCATCCTGCATGGAgtgtgctctgctcctgcctaATGCATCCTGGTGCCACTGGTCCCCTCTGCTTGCTCTCCTCGGGGGCTGAAACAGAGTTGAAATCCACTCTTTTGGTTACTTTAAGAAGTTGAATACAAACCCTGATTGGGCagaattaagtatttttaatccCTCTGTGTGCTGGGTGCAGAGGGATTTCTGTAGGGGTGGGGGAGCTGTAGGTGGGCACAGTGGGAAGGAACACAAAATCCTCTGCATGAAGGTTTGCTTTTAGTTGATCAGGGCATATTTTGGAATGAGTGTGGAGTGGGAAAGGTTGGAAAATGCCGGAGTCTGTCACCGAAATGGCAACTGTAACTTATTGCAGAGTGGGGGGCAGGGAGTTACCCAGGTTTGTGCATGGCAGCCTTTGACACCACAGTTGCAGCTCTGGGGTGGGACCCGgtgtgtgttttcctgctgttgtcACCGTGGTGCCACTTGCAGATGGTTTGCTGGGAATGTTCCTGAAGCGGCTCTCGTCCCAGCTGATCCTGCTGCAGGCCTGGACTGCCCATCTCTGGAAGATGTTCTACGATGCCAGGAAGCCCCGGAGCCAGATTAAAAACGAGATTAACATTGACAATTTGGCCAGAGATGAATTCAACCTCCAGAAaatgatggtgatggtcactGCCTCAGGCAAGGTGAGCAGGCCAGGGCAGGAATCTgttcccaggctggagcaaagAGTCTCAGCTCTGAGTTCACAGCCCTGTTTTAGGCCAGGCTTGGGCAGAAACAATGAGAAGATGCACAGGATGTTTTGTAGTGGCTTTAAAGGGAGACTAAGAGTCCGCTTTCTTTGGGTTGCGACAGAGGAGGGTGCATGCTTAAATgggagagggttttttccctaaactTCGGCTTTCTCATGTGTTTGTCCTCAGCTTTTTGGCATTGAGAGCAGTTCTGGCACCATCCTGTGGAAGCAATACCTCAGGGATGTGAAACCAGGCTCCTCCTTCAAGCTGATGGTGCAGAGAACAACTGCCCATTTCCCCCATCCTCCACAGTGCACTCTGCTCGTCAAGGACAAGGTGAggccccttcccttctcctcctgggCATGGAAATCTGCCCTTGGGCAGGGCAATAAAACCATCTTCTGGTTGTCACTGATGTGGGGATGGCAGGGGAGAAAGATCTGGAGAGAGCACACACAGAAGCCTAGGAAACTTAAAAGTGATCGTGATTGTTATGGACAAGTGTGGAATAAATGTTTGGACCAATGTGTGTGAATATTTTCAGCATGGAGTAGCTGAACCCAGGGTATGAATAATCAACACCAGAAGTAAGAGTtagaaaaacacctttttttttaaacttaaacaAGAGGCAAAACTTACCCTGTTTTTCAGGAAACCAAAATGAGTTTTCTGTATGTCTTCAACCCCATCTTTGGAAAGAGAAGCCAAGTAGCTCCTCCTGTTCTGAAACGTCCAATTCTCCAGACTTTGCTTCTGCCTATTATGGATCAAGACTATGCCAAAGTACTGCTCCTGATTGATGATGAGTACAAGGTAAATTGCTCTGCCTGGAGGCAGTTTTCTTCACATTCTGGTTAATTATTCCCCTCCCTTTTGGagcaagatggaaaaaaatgccactGAGTCACATTTCACAGAAGACTATGAGGTTATTCTGGTAAGGCAGACCTTATCTTGATAAACACGTTAGAAATAATCTTTCTGGCTCATTccagggtgtttttttgtttttaacagtgGTTTTTAACCTGTGTTTCTATTCTTTTCCAGGTTACACCTTTCCCAGCCACTAAAAACGTCCTTCGCCAGTTAGAAGAAATAGCTCATTCCATCTATTTTTACCTAGTTGATGCTGAACAGGGAAAACTCTCTGGATTCAGGCTGAAAAAGGTATGAAAGACCCATTGCACTTCCCTGAATGCCCTGTGGATAATGGCAAATCTCAGTTCCCTTCATGGAGCTTTGCTCAGAACTGGAACATTCAGCCTCAAAATGCACCCAAGAAACTTCAGAAATCCCAAAGCAGGGAAATCTGCATCCTGCTGGTGGAGATGGTGTCCTTGGAGGATGGGATCCAAGCTCCCACATGCTTTTTCCCTGCAGGACCTGAGCacagaggagagctgggaggtgGCCATCCCTACGGAGGTGCAGAGGATTGTGACTGTCAAAGGGAAGAGGTCCAACGAGCACGTGCACTCCCAGGGCCGTGTGATGGGTGACCGCAGCGTCCTCTACAAGGTGCTGCTGCGGCTCTCTGTGGGCTTTTTGTTGAGGGGTTATCCCGTGGGAAGATCCCAGTACCATTTCCTGCTGCCACATTGGGATGAGCTGTCCTGTGGTGCCAGTTTCTCTTTATGGGCACCAGTGTCTCTGTGGAAAAATGCTCATTTTGGagctttctttttgaaaatgttttcatgcaGCAATTAAGTCAGTCAAAAATATTGGGGAAATAACAGCTTGATTTCTTGAGGTGATTTATGCTAATTTGTTCACAATATGCTCAGTGCCAGatgaagagcaggaaggagTGTCTGTGGCACTGAGAGGAGGTCTCAGCTGTTTCTGCTTTGTCCCTAGTCCCTGAACCCCAACCTGCTGGCTGTGGTGACCGAGAGCACGGACACGCACCACGAGCGCACCTTCATCGGGATCTACCTCATGGACGGCGTCACGGGCAGGATCATCCACTCCTCTGTGCAGAAAAAGGCCAAGGGGCCCGTGCACATGGTGCACTCTGAGAACTGGGTGGtggtgagagctgctgcttgttGGGGGGACCCCTGAAACCACCCCTAAAAAGCTGTGACCTGTAATGAAGGTCCTTCACGGTGCAAACATGGCAAAATGCACACATAATGCAGGACTCTTGACAATTCTGTAGGTTTAAGAAATTAGCATACTTAACAGAAATCATCCAGTTAGAGGGACACTTAATTAAGTAATCCCCCCTTTTGGTTCTGCCCTCACTGAAGCCCCCCAGCTTCTAACCCCCCATTTTTTATGTCTGTGATACGTGGAAAAAATGTGTCCTTGGCTCACTATAGAGCAGAGACTAAATAAGATTCCAACAAGATTAGCTTACTCTAAAATCTAAGGGAGGGGTAGGAAGGTGCTACAGTCAGTTAAGGAGCTATATAACTATATAATAGTAATCTACAGAGCTACAAATAtataggaaatatttaaaaagcaaaccatTTTGGCATCAGGGCAGTTCCTGAACCTGCATGGAGGTGGTTTGTGACCACCCTCTGTGATTTTCCTGTCTCCTTGACTGCTTCCCTGATGTTGCTGCTGTTCCTCGTTGCAGTACCAGTACTGGAACACGAAGGCCCGGCGCAATGAGTTCACAGTGCTGGAGCTCTACGAGGGCACAGAGCAGTACAACGCCACGGCCTTCAGCTCCCTGGACCGCCCCATTCTGCCCCAGGTTCTGCAGCAATCCTacattttcccctctgccaTCAGTGCCATGGAGGCCACGATCACTGAGAGGGGCATCACCAGCCGCCACCTGCTCAGTGAGTACCTGCTCAGTGAAAGGGAAGCACTGAAATCCAAGCAAAATGCACTTTGATGCCAAAAGGTTGTCGGGGGGTTGTCTTGGACTCCTGCAAGTGCAGTGATAAGCACCAGGAGTGTGTCTCTGTTGGCTGTCAGAAATGGCCATGAGGTGCCAGATTCTTTCCAATGGTGCCCAGaagcaatggccataaactaaaaccCAGAAAGTTTCACCCCAACGTGAGGAAGAACTGTTACTTtagggtggcagagcactggcacaggtgcTCAGGGAGGGTCTGGAGTGTTTatctctggagacattccaaacccacctggatgcATTCCTGAGTCACCTGCTCCTGGTGACTCTGCCTGGCTGGGGGGTTGGACTGGGTGATCCCCAGACCTTCcaaccccagctcctctgggattctgtgatgtTTAAGATACTTTTCCTTCCATGCACAGTTGGGCTTCCCTCTGGGGCCATCCTGTCCCTTCCCAAGGCTCTGCTGGACCCTCGGCGCCCGGAGATCCCAACGGAGCAGAGCAGGTAGGGGAGAGTGAGAACCTCtcttcctgggctctggagAGGACTGGATTTTGTGTGTCATAAGTTGTGTGAAGAGGAACAACTGCTCCTGGCTGGATTCAGGGCAGTTTTGGTGCAGAATGAAGGAAAGTTCCATGaagtcaaaggttggactcgatgaccttggaggtctttcccaacctgaAGGATTTTGTGCTTCTGTCCCCAGTCTGTGATGATGAGATGCATTTGTATTACAGCAGGTCAGTCATTAAACCAGCCTGGTGTCTGTATTCTCAGGGAGGAGCAGTCAGAGGAACTGGATTTTTTAGAGTAAAACTTTCGAAGCCTCAAAGGAGACAGCTGCAGCTTAGCCTGACCCAGCTGATCCATTTGATTTTCATCCTGCAGCAATATTGAGTCTGCACTGGGAAAAGCTCCCAAATTTGCTGGTTTAGCTTAGCCTTTGATAATGAGGAACACTGGTAGCGtcctctgtgtgctgcctgGCTGGGGTTTGATGTCTCTGTGTCCTTGCAGGGAGGAGAACCTGATCCCATACTCGCCTGACGTGCAGATCCACGCTGAGAGGTTCATCAACTACAACCAGACCATCTCCAGGATGAGGGGGATCTACACAGCCCCCTCTGGCCTCGAGTCCACGTGCTTGGTGAGTGCAGGGTGGAGGCCTCAGTGTGGAATTTGGGGGTGGATTCCAATccacagcccatggcaggggccTCTGTAACTCCCGTAACTCTGCTCACACCTTAAACATCACTTCTTTCCATTAGCCTTGTGTGGATCATTTTGGAGTTTTCTGCTCCAGGCTGCATCCCCAGCTCCTGATCTCCCCCCTGCAGGTTGTAGCCTACGGGCTGGACATCTTCCAGACCCGGGTGTACCCCTCCAAGCAGTTTGATGTGCTCAAGGATGACTATGACTATGTGCTGATCAGCAGTGTCCTCTTCGGGCTGGTCTTTGCCACC
The Sylvia atricapilla isolate bSylAtr1 chromosome 22, bSylAtr1.pri, whole genome shotgun sequence genome window above contains:
- the MRTO4 gene encoding mRNA turnover protein 4 homolog: MPKSKRDRKVSLTRTPRKGLEAKQALIAELRRCVDTYKYIFVFSVANMRNNKLKDVRNAWKHSRIFFGKNKVMMVALGREPSSEYKENLHKVSKHLRGEVGLLFTNRTKDEVDEWFSKFRELDFARAGNKAPYGVSLDTGPLEQFPHSMEPQLRQLGLPTALKKGVVTLLSDYEVCKEGDVLTPEQARVLKLFGYEMAEFKVTMKFLWNSETGDFQKLVGDTAEEEEEEDDGDDSNED
- the EMC1 gene encoding ER membrane protein complex subunit 1 isoform X2 produces the protein MAAGPRALLLPLLGLLPLAAAVYEDQVGKFDWRQQYVGKLKFASLEASQGSKKLVVATEENVVAALNSRSGEILWRHVDKGTPEGAIDAMLIHGQDAITVSNAGRILRSWETNIGGLNWETSLDTGSFQGAALVGLPEAVKYVAVLKKAALSLHYLSNGHQKWVEHLPESESTQYQLLYSRGTGVIHVVGIVPHSHLNVLTFNVEDGEITKQVRVAAPWLGALQGSCGVVAEAVLLCVDAAARALHVCALDTEQDMRHIPLQSLELEFADDFQARILATQPSVTSASRTQFFLQLSPSHFSLLQYKQGLLSHLRDFQQAALVSFATTGEKTVAAVLTCRSELKPGSSDGLHAGSTLEDARRQDSLTCSNQTYNINLYLVETGQRLLDTTITFSLEQGGARPQQLYIQVFLKKDDSVGYRALVQTEDHMLMFLQQPGKVVWSREESLAEVVSLEMVDLPLTGAQAELEGEFGKKADGLLGMFLKRLSSQLILLQAWTAHLWKMFYDARKPRSQIKNEINIDNLARDEFNLQKMMVMVTASGKLFGIESSSGTILWKQYLRDVKPGSSFKLMVQRTTAHFPHPPQCTLLVKDKETKMSFLYVFNPIFGKRSQVAPPVLKRPILQTLLLPIMDQDYAKVLLLIDDEYKVTPFPATKNVLRQLEEIAHSIYFYLVDAEQGKLSGFRLKKDLSTEESWEVAIPTEVQRIVTVKGKRSNEHVHSQGRVMGDRSVLYKSLNPNLLAVVTESTDTHHERTFIGIYLMDGVTGRIIHSSVQKKAKGPVHMVHSENWVVYQYWNTKARRNEFTVLELYEGTEQYNATAFSSLDRPILPQVLQQSYIFPSAISAMEATITERGITSRHLLIGLPSGAILSLPKALLDPRRPEIPTEQSREENLIPYSPDVQIHAERFINYNQTISRMRGIYTAPSGLESTCLVVAYGLDIFQTRVYPSKQFDVLKDDYDYVLISSVLFGLVFATMITKRLAQVKLLNRAWR
- the EMC1 gene encoding ER membrane protein complex subunit 1 isoform X1 — encoded protein: MAAGPRALLLPLLGLLPLAAAVYEDQVGKFDWRQQYVGKLKFASLEASQGSKKLVVATEENVVAALNSRSGEILWRHVDKGTPEGAIDAMLIHGQDAITVSNAGRILRSWETNIGGLNWETSLDTGSFQGAALVGLPEAVKYVAVLKKAALSLHYLSNGHQKWVEHLPESESTQYQLLYSRGTGVIHVVGIVPHSHLNVLTFNVEDGEITKQVRVAAPWLGALQGSCGVVAEAVLLCVDAAARALHVCALDTEQDMRHIPLQSLELEFADDFQARILATQPSVTSASRTQFFLQLSPSHFSLLQYKQGLLSHLRDFQQAALVSFATTGEKTVAAVLTCRSELKPGSSDGLHAGSTLEDARRQDSLTCSNQTYNINLYLVETGQRLLDTTITFSLEQGGARPQQLYIQVFLKKDDSVGYRALVQTEDHMLMFLQQPGKVVWSREESLAEVVSLEMVDLPLTGAQAELEGEFGKKAAIQDGLLGMFLKRLSSQLILLQAWTAHLWKMFYDARKPRSQIKNEINIDNLARDEFNLQKMMVMVTASGKLFGIESSSGTILWKQYLRDVKPGSSFKLMVQRTTAHFPHPPQCTLLVKDKETKMSFLYVFNPIFGKRSQVAPPVLKRPILQTLLLPIMDQDYAKVLLLIDDEYKVTPFPATKNVLRQLEEIAHSIYFYLVDAEQGKLSGFRLKKDLSTEESWEVAIPTEVQRIVTVKGKRSNEHVHSQGRVMGDRSVLYKSLNPNLLAVVTESTDTHHERTFIGIYLMDGVTGRIIHSSVQKKAKGPVHMVHSENWVVYQYWNTKARRNEFTVLELYEGTEQYNATAFSSLDRPILPQVLQQSYIFPSAISAMEATITERGITSRHLLIGLPSGAILSLPKALLDPRRPEIPTEQSREENLIPYSPDVQIHAERFINYNQTISRMRGIYTAPSGLESTCLVVAYGLDIFQTRVYPSKQFDVLKDDYDYVLISSVLFGLVFATMITKRLAQVKLLNRAWR